GACGCGCCCAACTTCCGCGCCGTCTTCAACAAGGCGTGGGACGTCAACGTCTCCGGCGCACAGGTCACCACGACGGTcttcgcgctgctgctcatccGCTCCGCGGACccgcgcctcctcttcctcacgTCCGGGCTGTCGACGCTCAACGGGGCCTTTGACTCCTTCatgccgccgtgggcgcccaacccggccggcggctggcccAAGGAGGGCCTCATCGGCCACCAGGGGTACAAGTCGGCCAAGGCCGGGCTCAACATGCTCATGCTCACCTGGCACTGGAtcctgcgcgaggacggcgtcagGACGTGGTGCGTCAGCCCGGGGTTCCTGGCCACGAacctcggcgggcgcggcgcggatgtgctgcgggctgctggcgcgggGGATCCGGCCAAGGGAGGGGATCTCATTCGAaaggtggtggagggggaaCGGGATGCGGATGTGGGCAAGGTCGTGACGCAGGACGGGGTGCAGCCGTGGTGAGAAATGGAGTGAAGCTACGAATTGCATTTTGTAAAGCCACGAGTATTGCTGCGGCTGTCGGCTAGCATTGATGACTGCTGTTGCTGTAGCTTGGTAGCCTGCGATAGCCTCAGTTGCTGCAGGTCCCACTGTAAAGGCGGACGCGCGAAAATAGATGTGCGTGTGGGAAGATGGTTCATCTCGTGCGGGGGCTTGAGGGCTTGATCTGGATATGTGAGTCATCATGATGGTCAGCAACGGGATACTGAGAGGACAACGTCGACGGGATGATCTTCTCCCTCAACCGCCAGGCCCCAGCCGCCAAGCCTCAACTCGATTGCAATGCTGACCTTGCTTGTGTCACTCGCCCTCACGGTTCTCGACATAGCGTTGACCTTGGTGGCAACGCTGGCCACACGGGCAATAGACTATGTAACCCGAagcaccacccacccgcgCTCTTCGAGCTCAGGTCAAGACACGACGCTGTCCGCGTGTAGCTAC
This sequence is a window from Purpureocillium takamizusanense chromosome 8, complete sequence. Protein-coding genes within it:
- a CDS encoding uncharacterized protein (EggNog:ENOG503NYE4~COG:Q), coding for MAEKEVLFITGANQGIGLETVKALFRSDKPYHVFLGSRSLSNAEAAIAELTSLFPEAKSSVEPVQIDVTDDESIQVAAQLIESKFSKVDVLINNAGAAFDTAFAADAPNFRAVFNKAWDVNVSGAQVTTTVFALLLIRSADPRLLFLTSGLSTLNGAFDSFMPPWAPNPAGGWPKEGLIGHQGYKSAKAGLNMLMLTWHWILREDGVRTWCVSPGFLATNLGGRGADVLRAAGAGDPAKGGDLIRKVVEGERDADVGKVVTQDGVQPW